One Vanessa atalanta chromosome 20, ilVanAtal1.2, whole genome shotgun sequence genomic window carries:
- the LOC125071677 gene encoding cell cycle checkpoint protein RAD1 → MDNGTSEYYFTASMDTGKSLYSLLKAIQFQECAVFSAMSEGLKLTVEEGKCVQASAYIPADNFTEYHVRTDVDVMFKISIAVLTECLNIFGASEESSLKMYYRSEGSPLLLVLQPQSVHNVMTDCEISTQTADSVLELKDEDASEVAKLVLKATAFLGLLADLERSCDIIELNLSPDHPNVSIITYGMQDRSCIDVPKSADMVESFSCDQPVTLKYQLPHIRLIMKALAISSKVVLRCSSNGILLLQLKLEKEDQRQMFSEFYILPLLDD, encoded by the exons ATGGATAATGGAACATCAGAATATTATTTCACAGCTTCTATGGACACAGGAAAATCtttgtatagtttattaaaagcCATACAATTTCAAGag tGTGCTGTATTTAGTGCTATGTCTGAGGGATTAAAATTAACAGTTGAAGAAGGAAAATGTGTGCAAGCCTCTGCTTACATTCCTGCAGATAATTTTACTGAGTATCATGTTAGAACTGATGTTGATGTCATGTTTAAA ATAAGTATAGCAGTGCTCACAGAATGTTTAAACATATTTGGTGCTAGTGAAGAGTCAAGTTTGAAGATGTACTACAGAAGTGAAGGATCACCTCTGCTACTTGT CTTGCAGCCACAGTCCGTACACAATGTGATGACAGACTGCGAAATATCAACACAAACAGCAGATTCTGTTCTTGAATTAAAGGATGAGGATGCATCAGAAGTTGCTAAGTTAGTTTTGAAAGCAACTGCTTTTTTAGGCTTGCTGGCAGATCTAGAAAGATCTTGTGATATCATTGAGCTTAATTTATCACCAGATCATCCCAATGTCAGTATTATTACATATGGGATGCAG GATAGATCTTGTATAGATGTTCCGAAATCCGCAGACATGGTTGAAAGCTTTAGCTGTGATCAGCCTGTTACTCTAAAATACCAACTACCTCACATAAGACTGATTATGAAGGCATTAGCAATATCTTCTAAG GTAGTATTAAGATGCAGTTCAAATGGTATTTTACTGCTGCAActaaaattagaaaaagaaGATCAAAGACAGATGTTTTCagaattttacattttaccGTTATtagatgattaa